CACGCACTGACTTTTAGCCGCAAAAGTACGTTTGGAGGAAACACCACTGACGGGCAAATTAGCATATTTTCTTTACATATGTTTTttaatatttgcatgaaaatctgtcaccaattggatgaaAACCTAGCTATGGACAATGAAAGATGTCTTCAATGATCACACatggaaatgtgatatttttttgtgtgcaagtGTATGTCTAATGTGAATACAATAACCTTTCAGACATAGCTACCTTTCCTTTTATGTTGGTCTAATCTGCAATGTTCTTCTGACAAATTTTAGGTTAAATGGCAAAACATCCATATTTGGACTGAATAAACTAGTTCCATTCCAGATGAATGCCCTTGTAGTGTGCTGGGGCGCTTTCTCTCAAGTCGCTCTTTTTTTACTctaacatgtacacacacacacacacacttgcctcCAGTATATTACAGTCCTTACTCATTTACTGACTCATTCTTTCTCAAACATGCTCCAAGGTCAATTCTCAGTCTACTGATCCACTATCACCAAGAGAGTTCTCTGCCCAACTGTACTGTGTTAATCTGTACAGTCAGAGTTTTATCCCCTATAAGAAATGTTTTTCCTGTTATCCTTCATAGCATATCGTGTGAAGTTCCACTTCATTTCCAGGAAATAATATCAAATAGGGAACAGACATGAGAACAAATGTATTCACGtttcagtattttttttttattacaacCAGATTTGACTTTATAAAAACGACACCAGACTAGGTTTAAAGCTTATGTGAATGGACTTGAAGGGGGGTCGTCGTCTGCACAGCAACTTCCCTCTGCTCCTTGTCTAGGTGTTGGACAATTTGGGCAGCTGGTGTCCCAAAACAACCCGTCTCTCCAGGCCCTCCTCTGTGATGGCTGCCAGACGGGCCACTCCTCCACTAGAACCATCCCGCTCCATGGCAAGTGCCAGGGCTGTACGGAGAGGGATGTTAACAACACAACCTGTGTCCCAACACGTCACATATTCAACTATGAAGTGGTCATGATTCATGAGTGAAAAGAGATTAGAAAAGCAGTAGCTGAAGGGATTTGAAACAACCGAATGACATTGTGAAGAGCAGAGGTGGGTTACAGGGGCTGCTGTGTGTGCAGGCATTTGTTCAAGCACAACTGACTCAAACGAATCAACTTGTCGTGTAATCAGGGTGTTCGATTTAAAACACCACCTAGTAGGCATATTTCAATCAGCTTTGTTACTGCAGGGcttgaacaaaagcctgcacacactGCGGCTCTCCAGGACCAGAATTACCCCCCACTATTGATCATTTTTAGCAGCtcctcttatccagagtgacttgcagtagtgagtcatttagcaccTCCACTTATCTAGAGTGACttgcagtagtgagtgcatactttaatattttttttgtacTGGTTCAtcgcgggaatcgaacccacaaccctggcgctgcatgctctaccaactgaactacacGGGACTGTCAAACACTGGCCTTACTCACCCTGGGTACAGAAGTGAAGGCACTCTTCCTTGGTCATTCCAGGCTTGTAGTTAGAATCCATGAAGCCATAGATGTAGGAGCTACCAGAACCCCCTACTGACACTGGTTGCCTCACTATCATCCCTCCCATTGGGACTGTGTACACCTGGGGAAGAGGGAAGGGTCACAACAATTATTTGACAGTAGGGGAAAGTGGTTAGAGTATATGATCCAAATACAGATGCTGggaactcacctgtccaccacttCTTTTGTCCCAGCCAGCCACAATGATGCCAGCCATCAGCTCCTCTCTGTATCTGAAGCACATCTGCTGGAAGAGGTTGGCTGCCGTTTGCACAAGTGGAGGCTCATCCAGCTCAATACTGCAGCAGGTCCAGAGAAGTTATATTTAATGGTGAATAAATGTAGAATCAGACACGCTTGAGACAATATTTTTGAGTGGTATCGAGAGACACACTGTTGCTGTGTGCTGAGGAGTTATTTTAGTGTA
The Oncorhynchus keta strain PuntledgeMale-10-30-2019 chromosome 11, Oket_V2, whole genome shotgun sequence genome window above contains:
- the LOC118390410 gene encoding proteasome subunit beta type-6-like codes for the protein MAAYMSAGRSENAFRTHDFVPERAQEEVSTGTTIMAVEFDGGVVIGADSRTTTGAYIANRVTDKLTPIHDHIFCCRSGSAADTQAVADAVTYQLGFHSIELDEPPLVQTAANLFQQMCFRYREELMAGIIVAGWDKRSGGQVYTVPMGGMIVRQPVSVGGSGSSYIYGFMDSNYKPGMTKEECLHFCTQALALAMERDGSSGGVARLAAITEEGLERRVVLGHQLPKLSNT